Proteins from one Lacrimispora sphenoides genomic window:
- the murD gene encoding UDP-N-acetylmuramoyl-L-alanine--D-glutamate ligase, with product MNQKILVAGSGKSGIAAVGLILKTGDEVILYDSNAALHKDELLHQFEEEGRISVLLGELKKEDLKGVSLCVISPGISLEAPFVAVLKEADIPVWSEIQLAYHHAKGKLAAITGTNGKTTTTALIGQIMKAYYDHVFVVGNIGVPYTEEALKTTEDSVTVAEVSSFQLETITDFRPDVSAILNITPDHLDRHKTMECYIEVKERITSNQRPQDFCILNYDDPVLREFGKTIRPKAVYFSSRQSLVEGYCMDGDKMIHNHDGERAEIADIREVQLLGRHNHENIMAAVAVSAEMGVPMEIIAQVIREFKAVEHRIEFVAEKAGVKYYNDSKGTNPDAAIQAIKAMPGPTLLIAGGYDKNSQYDEWIESFDGKVKYMVLLGQTREKIAECAARHGFNNVMYAEDMQEAVKVCASYANRGDHVLLSPACASWGMFKCYEERGEIFKESVRNL from the coding sequence ATGAATCAGAAAATTTTAGTTGCCGGCAGCGGAAAAAGCGGCATTGCCGCCGTGGGCCTGATCCTTAAAACAGGTGATGAAGTAATTCTTTACGACAGCAATGCTGCCCTTCATAAGGATGAGCTCCTTCATCAGTTTGAAGAAGAGGGAAGGATTTCAGTTTTATTGGGAGAGCTTAAAAAGGAAGATCTTAAAGGGGTAAGCTTATGTGTCATAAGCCCTGGTATTTCCTTAGAGGCCCCCTTTGTGGCTGTCCTTAAGGAGGCGGATATCCCGGTTTGGAGTGAAATTCAGCTGGCTTATCACCATGCCAAAGGAAAGCTGGCGGCAATCACTGGGACCAATGGTAAGACAACCACTACGGCCCTTATCGGGCAAATCATGAAAGCATATTATGACCATGTGTTTGTAGTGGGCAATATTGGGGTCCCGTATACAGAGGAAGCGTTAAAGACGACTGAGGATTCGGTAACGGTAGCAGAGGTCAGCAGCTTTCAGCTGGAGACGATCACCGACTTCCGTCCTGATGTGAGCGCGATCCTGAACATAACGCCAGACCACCTGGATCGTCATAAAACAATGGAATGCTACATAGAAGTAAAGGAACGAATAACATCAAACCAGAGACCTCAGGATTTTTGTATCTTAAATTACGATGATCCTGTTTTGCGTGAGTTTGGAAAAACCATCAGACCAAAGGCTGTCTATTTTAGCAGCCGCCAGTCTTTAGTAGAAGGCTACTGCATGGATGGGGATAAGATGATCCACAACCATGATGGGGAGAGGGCAGAGATCGCAGACATTCGCGAGGTACAGCTCTTAGGCCGCCATAACCATGAGAACATCATGGCTGCAGTCGCTGTATCTGCTGAAATGGGAGTTCCCATGGAGATCATCGCTCAGGTGATCAGGGAATTCAAGGCGGTAGAGCATCGGATTGAATTTGTTGCGGAAAAGGCTGGAGTGAAATATTACAATGATTCCAAGGGAACCAATCCGGACGCAGCGATCCAGGCAATAAAAGCCATGCCAGGGCCAACGTTACTCATTGCAGGAGGTTATGATAAGAACTCCCAGTATGATGAGTGGATTGAATCCTTTGACGGTAAGGTTAAATATATGGTGCTTCTGGGGCAGACCAGGGAAAAGATCGCTGAGTGTGCAGCCAGACATGGTTTTAACAATGTAATGTATGCAGAAGATATGCAGGAAGCAGTAAAAGTATGCGCTTCTTATGCCAACAGAGGAGATCATGTGCTCTTATCACCGGCCTGCGCCAGCTGGGGGATGTTTAAGTGCTATGAAGAACGCGGCGAAATCTTTAAGGAAAGTGTCAGAAATTTATAA
- the mraY gene encoding phospho-N-acetylmuramoyl-pentapeptide-transferase: MINETILAIIIAFAISAMLCPIVIPFLHRLKFGQEVRKEGPESHLKKQGTPTMGGLIILTSIIITSLFYVREYPKIIPVLFVTVGFGIVGFLDDYIKIVMKRSEGLTPVQKMAGQLIITGIFAYYLLHSKDVGTGMLIPFTGGFEKGLYLNLGIFFVPAVFFLVIGTDNGVNFTDGLDGLCTSVTILVATFLTVVSIGENTGISPITGAVVGSLLGFLLFNVYPARVFMGDTGSLGLGGFVASSAFMMQIPIFLAIIGFIYMIEVLSVIIQVTYFKRTGGKRIFKMAPIHHHFELSGWSETRVVAVFAIVTAVLCMLAYLGL, translated from the coding sequence ATGATTAACGAAACGATTCTGGCAATCATCATAGCATTTGCAATCAGCGCCATGCTGTGTCCCATTGTAATACCATTTCTTCACAGATTAAAATTTGGCCAGGAGGTCCGCAAGGAAGGACCTGAAAGCCATTTGAAAAAGCAGGGTACTCCGACCATGGGAGGGCTTATCATATTGACCAGCATCATCATTACATCGCTGTTCTATGTGAGGGAATATCCGAAGATCATTCCTGTGCTTTTTGTGACAGTTGGATTTGGTATCGTTGGGTTTCTTGATGATTACATTAAGATCGTAATGAAGCGGTCAGAGGGGCTTACGCCTGTTCAAAAGATGGCAGGGCAGTTAATCATTACAGGCATCTTTGCCTATTATCTGCTTCATTCAAAGGATGTGGGAACGGGAATGTTAATTCCCTTTACCGGAGGCTTTGAAAAAGGGCTGTATCTGAATTTAGGAATATTCTTCGTACCGGCAGTATTTTTTCTCGTAATAGGGACTGATAATGGCGTGAATTTTACCGATGGCCTGGATGGGCTTTGCACCAGCGTGACCATTCTGGTGGCGACCTTCTTAACCGTGGTTTCTATCGGGGAAAATACCGGCATCAGTCCCATTACCGGAGCGGTTGTGGGAAGTCTTTTGGGATTTCTGCTGTTTAATGTGTATCCTGCCAGGGTGTTTATGGGGGATACAGGTTCCCTGGGACTTGGAGGATTTGTCGCTTCCAGCGCCTTTATGATGCAGATTCCTATTTTCCTTGCCATTATCGGTTTTATTTATATGATCGAAGTATTATCCGTTATCATTCAGGTGACATATTTTAAAAGAACAGGCGGAAAGAGGATATTTAAGATGGCCCCCATCCACCACCATTTTGAACTGAGCGGCTGGTCGGAAACACGGGTGGTAGCGGTATTTGCTATCGTGACTGCGGTTCTTTGCATGCTTGCATACCTTGGATTATAG
- a CDS encoding peptidoglycan D,D-transpeptidase FtsI family protein, producing the protein MSSNKTHHREKIAILFFLLFLAMTGLMGRLIFLMIFRSEHYSAMALDLHERERTIKAARGNIIDANGTVIATNRTVCTISVIHNQIKKADEVVAVLSKELGLQEEEVRKKVEKYSSREIIKTNVDKAMGDMIRSYHLDGVKVDEDYKRYYPYDTLASTVLGFTGGDNQGIIGLEVKYEPYLKGLNGKILTMSDAAGIEIENAAEDRIEPVAGQDLHISLDVNVQRYCEQAAYQVMEKKGAKRVSIIVMNPQNGEIMAMVNAPEFNLNDPFTLSADAGVPASDKEKQDLLNKMWRNPCINDTYEPGSTFKIVTAAAGLEAGVVKLDDHFSCPGFRVVEDRKIRCHKVGGHGSETFLQGMMNSCNPVLIDVGQRLGVDNYYKYFEQFGLKGKTGIDLPGEASTIMHKKDNMGLVELATVSFGQSFQITPLQLITTASAIINGGNRVTPHFGVKSVSTDGASVHEFTYPVSEGIISAQTSETMRYILEQVVAEGSGKRGQVDGYRVGGKTATSEKLPRSLKKYISSFIGFAPADNPQVIALITIDEPEGIYYGGTIAAPVIADIFKNILPYLGIEPTEEKTASAFRIYG; encoded by the coding sequence ATGAGTTCAAATAAGACACATCACAGAGAAAAAATAGCCATCCTGTTTTTCCTGTTATTTCTTGCCATGACAGGGCTTATGGGGCGGCTTATTTTTCTAATGATCTTTCGTTCGGAACATTACAGTGCCATGGCATTGGACCTTCATGAACGGGAAAGGACCATTAAAGCCGCCAGGGGAAATATCATTGATGCCAATGGAACCGTCATTGCCACCAACCGGACGGTGTGCACCATATCGGTCATACATAACCAGATCAAAAAAGCAGATGAGGTTGTGGCAGTCCTTTCCAAGGAGCTTGGTCTTCAGGAGGAGGAAGTTCGGAAAAAGGTAGAAAAGTACAGTTCAAGGGAAATTATTAAAACCAATGTAGACAAGGCTATGGGAGACATGATCCGGTCCTACCATTTAGACGGGGTAAAAGTGGATGAGGATTACAAGCGTTATTATCCCTATGATACCCTTGCCTCCACAGTTCTTGGCTTTACGGGAGGAGATAATCAGGGCATTATCGGCCTGGAGGTAAAATACGAACCATATTTAAAGGGCCTTAACGGAAAGATCCTGACCATGTCCGACGCAGCAGGAATAGAAATAGAAAATGCGGCGGAGGATAGGATCGAGCCTGTGGCTGGGCAGGATCTGCATATCAGCCTGGATGTCAATGTCCAGCGTTATTGTGAGCAGGCAGCCTATCAGGTTATGGAGAAAAAAGGCGCAAAAAGAGTGTCAATTATTGTTATGAATCCTCAGAATGGGGAAATTATGGCAATGGTAAATGCACCTGAATTTAATTTAAATGATCCGTTTACACTAAGTGCAGACGCCGGAGTCCCGGCATCTGACAAAGAAAAGCAGGATCTGCTAAACAAGATGTGGAGAAATCCCTGTATTAACGACACCTATGAACCAGGATCCACCTTTAAGATCGTTACCGCAGCCGCAGGGCTGGAAGCCGGAGTTGTGAAGCTTGATGACCATTTTTCATGTCCGGGCTTCCGGGTCGTAGAGGACCGTAAAATCAGGTGTCACAAAGTGGGAGGCCATGGCTCGGAAACGTTTCTCCAGGGCATGATGAATTCCTGCAACCCTGTTCTCATCGACGTAGGACAGCGCCTTGGCGTAGACAATTATTATAAGTATTTTGAGCAGTTCGGCTTAAAGGGAAAGACTGGAATCGATCTTCCCGGCGAGGCATCCACCATTATGCATAAAAAAGATAATATGGGGCTTGTGGAGCTGGCAACCGTTTCATTTGGCCAGTCCTTCCAGATCACGCCGCTGCAGCTGATTACGACCGCTTCTGCTATAATTAATGGCGGAAACCGTGTGACACCACATTTTGGAGTGAAGTCAGTAAGCACCGACGGAGCTTCGGTCCATGAATTTACTTACCCGGTAAGCGAAGGGATTATATCTGCCCAGACCAGTGAGACCATGCGTTATATCCTGGAACAAGTTGTGGCGGAAGGAAGCGGAAAAAGAGGGCAGGTCGACGGCTATCGGGTGGGCGGAAAAACAGCGACCTCCGAAAAACTTCCAAGAAGTTTAAAAAAGTACATTTCATCCTTTATAGGCTTTGCACCGGCGGATAATCCACAGGTGATTGCACTCATTACGATCGATGAACCTGAGGGGATTTATTACGGCGGAACCATAGCTGCACCGGTGATTGCCGACATTTTTAAGAATATTCTTCCATACCTGGGAATAGAGCCAACAGAGGAAAAAACTGCTTCGGCGTTTCGAATCTATGGTTGA